A genomic segment from Actinoplanes sichuanensis encodes:
- a CDS encoding transposase family protein, producing the protein MRSRRDHEVLSLIAAPTVTTPHAGNALTRVTDGEQCGLLNALAKVPDPRDPRGVRYPLSAVPAVAVCAVMAGAADPSRSD; encoded by the coding sequence GTGAGATCACGTCGTGATCATGAAGTTCTATCTCTCATCGCCGCACCGACCGTCACGACACCCCATGCCGGCAACGCACTGACGCGGGTCACCGACGGTGAACAGTGTGGGTTGCTGAACGCGCTGGCGAAGGTTCCCGATCCGCGTGACCCGCGCGGTGTCCGCTATCCGCTGTCGGCGGTGCCGGCCGTCGCGGTCTGCGCGGTCATGGCCGGCGCAGCTGATCCCTCTCGATCCGACTGA
- a CDS encoding nitroreductase: MTPLAARVPRPVTPRIVNEAFYRAVVAADRAPSAQDRRPWRWRLNRGALELFTVPARMSGLPDPDARFTMLGCGAALHHARVALAARGWRVTTSRLPDPDVPGLLARLHIDGRAPVSPATANLARCIRVRSSDGRPVTGDPIGPEVLRAIGTALKSQYVRLAVLRPDQLLDLTLTTAHVPDPGPAVARWHAELALWTGSDRIAGTTGVAQPSIAHGDHDRAATFVVLHGPGDRDVDWLHAGEALSTGSLVATGLGVSVLSLSAPIEHAGARELLRRVMPEIGFPYQVIRLGRYPAERECRGDVHP; this comes from the coding sequence ATGACCCCCCTCGCGGCCCGCGTGCCCCGCCCGGTCACCCCTCGTATCGTCAACGAGGCCTTCTACCGGGCTGTCGTCGCCGCCGACCGGGCGCCGTCGGCGCAGGACCGGCGACCGTGGCGATGGCGCCTGAACCGCGGGGCACTGGAGTTGTTCACCGTCCCCGCCCGGATGTCGGGTCTGCCCGATCCGGACGCCAGATTCACCATGCTCGGCTGTGGCGCCGCTCTGCATCACGCCCGGGTGGCTCTCGCGGCGCGCGGCTGGCGCGTGACGACCTCCCGGCTGCCCGACCCCGACGTGCCGGGCCTGCTGGCCCGCCTGCACATCGACGGGCGCGCGCCGGTGAGCCCGGCCACCGCCAACCTGGCCCGCTGCATCCGGGTCCGGTCCAGCGACGGACGCCCGGTCACCGGCGATCCGATCGGTCCGGAGGTCCTGCGGGCCATCGGCACGGCGTTGAAGTCTCAGTACGTTCGCCTTGCGGTGCTACGCCCGGACCAGCTCCTGGACCTCACTTTGACGACTGCCCACGTTCCGGATCCCGGTCCGGCTGTGGCCCGATGGCATGCGGAACTCGCGTTGTGGACCGGCAGTGACCGGATCGCCGGAACCACCGGAGTCGCACAGCCGTCCATCGCCCACGGCGATCACGACCGGGCGGCGACCTTCGTGGTTCTGCACGGGCCGGGTGATCGAGACGTCGACTGGCTGCACGCCGGTGAAGCCCTCTCCACCGGTTCGCTCGTGGCCACCGGTCTCGGGGTGTCGGTGCTGTCGTTGAGCGCACCGATCGAGCACGCAGGTGCCCGGGAGCTCCTGCGTCGTGTGATGCCCGAGATCGGCTTCCCCTATCAGGTCATTCGACTGGGCCGATACCCGGCCGAACGGGAATGCCGCGGAGACGTCCATCCGTAA
- a CDS encoding diacylglycerol/lipid kinase family protein: MTVTTSHTNRAPRSAVVVNPSKIDNWDGLRSTVDGTLIRAGWPAPRWFETTEDDPGIGQTHAAVESGAEVVFVCGGDGTVMSAVSALAGTEVSLAVLPAGTGNLLAANLGLSTDLATGLAVALEGGLRRLDVGTLDGRHFAVMAGMGFDAHMLDATSDTAKKHIGWPAYVLGAMRHLKDRPMRVTIRIDGGTPMRRRARSVLVANVGRLQGGLRLLSEAQPDDGVLDVAVLTPNTLRTWLALGWGLLRRTDRVPALEVFRGSRIEVLSNRPQPRQLDGDLIESGDRLIVEVIPQALWLCVPEPADHPDLSIDADRAGAAVARSSGTTVTS; this comes from the coding sequence ATGACCGTAACCACCAGCCACACCAACCGGGCGCCCCGATCGGCGGTCGTCGTCAACCCTTCCAAGATCGACAACTGGGACGGATTGCGCAGCACCGTCGACGGCACGCTGATCCGGGCCGGCTGGCCCGCGCCGCGATGGTTCGAGACGACCGAGGACGACCCCGGGATCGGCCAGACACACGCGGCGGTCGAATCAGGCGCCGAGGTGGTGTTCGTCTGCGGCGGCGACGGGACCGTGATGTCCGCGGTGTCGGCGCTGGCCGGTACCGAGGTGTCGCTGGCCGTCCTGCCCGCCGGCACCGGCAACCTGCTCGCGGCCAACCTCGGGCTGTCCACTGATCTGGCGACCGGTCTCGCGGTCGCGCTGGAAGGCGGGCTGCGACGCCTGGACGTGGGCACTCTCGACGGCCGGCACTTCGCGGTGATGGCGGGCATGGGCTTCGACGCGCACATGCTCGACGCCACCTCGGACACCGCGAAGAAGCACATCGGCTGGCCCGCGTACGTTCTCGGCGCCATGAGGCATCTCAAGGACCGGCCGATGCGGGTCACCATCCGCATCGACGGCGGCACGCCGATGCGCCGGCGCGCCCGGTCGGTCCTCGTCGCCAACGTGGGCCGCCTGCAGGGCGGGCTGAGGCTGCTGAGCGAAGCTCAACCGGACGACGGGGTCCTGGACGTCGCCGTCCTGACCCCCAACACGCTGCGCACCTGGTTGGCGCTGGGGTGGGGCCTCCTCCGGCGCACCGACCGGGTTCCCGCGTTGGAGGTCTTCCGCGGCAGCCGCATCGAGGTGCTCAGCAACCGGCCACAGCCGCGCCAACTCGACGGCGATCTCATCGAGAGCGGCGACCGGCTGATCGTCGAGGTCATACCGCAGGCACTCTGGTTGTGCGTGCCCGAACCGGCCGACCACCCCGACCTCAGCATCGACGCCGACCGCGCGGGCGCGGCTGTCGCCCGATCGTCGGGAACGACGGTGACGTCATGA
- a CDS encoding CAP domain-containing protein, producing MLKRQQQGIEADMEHARRRTGTGISLTRRGLVIAGLGASAVLAGLAGGKIEKAHGFSALQQQGQPDWRFCGKCNGMFFSGRDGTYYRQNQRCPGSGLHEPMGYNFVLPHDVPASATAQPDWRFCGKCNGMFFSGRDGTYYRQNQRCPASGLHEPMGYNFVLPHDVPASATAQPDWRFCGKCNGMFFSGRDGTYYRQNQRCPASGLHEPMGYNFVLPHQGIVPDGSAPLNPTEQQILDQVNAIHRESCGTTLQVDPRLVGVARRHADDLSRHPGPPGLWEKGDANRQGHIGSDGSDAATRISREVGRVGTENAYVRYYIGSAPAPEFQHALDYWRNSPGHNATMRNCSYRTTGVGVAVGKGFVPAGQPNAGAPATLHYFIQTFAQ from the coding sequence ATGCTGAAACGGCAACAGCAAGGAATCGAGGCTGATATGGAACATGCCCGACGACGCACCGGTACCGGCATTTCACTGACGCGACGCGGCCTCGTCATCGCCGGATTGGGAGCCTCCGCTGTCTTGGCCGGTCTCGCCGGAGGAAAGATCGAAAAAGCGCATGGATTCTCGGCGCTTCAGCAACAGGGACAACCCGACTGGCGGTTCTGCGGTAAATGCAACGGCATGTTCTTCTCCGGCCGTGACGGCACCTATTACCGCCAGAATCAGCGCTGCCCCGGCAGTGGTCTGCACGAGCCGATGGGATACAACTTCGTGTTGCCTCACGACGTGCCGGCGTCGGCCACCGCGCAGCCTGACTGGCGGTTCTGCGGTAAATGCAACGGCATGTTCTTCTCCGGCCGTGACGGCACCTATTACCGCCAGAATCAGCGCTGCCCCGCCAGTGGTCTGCACGAACCGATGGGATACAACTTCGTGTTGCCTCACGACGTGCCGGCGTCGGCCACCGCGCAGCCTGACTGGCGGTTCTGCGGTAAATGCAACGGCATGTTCTTCTCCGGCCGTGACGGCACCTATTACCGCCAGAATCAGCGCTGCCCCGCCAGTGGCCTGCACGAACCGATGGGATACAACTTCGTGTTGCCGCACCAGGGAATCGTCCCTGACGGCTCCGCGCCGCTGAACCCGACCGAGCAGCAGATCCTCGACCAGGTCAACGCCATCCACCGCGAGTCATGCGGCACGACGCTCCAGGTCGATCCGCGTCTGGTCGGCGTGGCTCGCAGGCACGCCGACGACCTGTCCAGGCATCCCGGGCCACCCGGCCTGTGGGAGAAGGGCGACGCCAACAGGCAGGGCCACATCGGCTCCGACGGCAGCGACGCCGCCACCCGGATCTCCCGGGAAGTCGGCCGAGTCGGCACCGAGAACGCCTATGTTCGCTATTACATCGGAAGCGCGCCCGCGCCCGAATTCCAGCACGCGCTCGACTACTGGCGGAACAGTCCGGGCCACAACGCCACGATGCGAAACTGCTCCTACCGCACCACCGGTGTCGGAGTGGCAGTCGGCAAAGGCTTCGTCCCGGCGGGCCAGCCCAATGCCGGAGCCCCGGCGACCCTCCACTATTTCATCCAGACGTTCGCCCAATAG
- a CDS encoding DUF5994 family protein yields MTLRPAFLSPAERPDCSSFDGTWWPQSLDLDVELRILLPMLDQVRGPVRRLALSAEGWANGPDRVVVDGRTVDVDYLADPPPWTMTVVCVDGGTFTRRVVPPGPSPAAPDGTEAGLETETWKTEGGGLGLSRARAVR; encoded by the coding sequence ATGACCCTGCGCCCGGCATTCCTGTCACCTGCCGAGCGGCCCGATTGCTCTTCGTTCGACGGCACCTGGTGGCCCCAGTCGCTCGACCTCGATGTCGAGCTGCGCATTCTGCTGCCGATGCTCGACCAAGTCCGTGGACCGGTGCGACGCCTGGCGCTGAGCGCCGAGGGCTGGGCCAACGGTCCGGACCGGGTGGTCGTGGACGGGCGTACGGTCGACGTCGACTATCTAGCCGACCCGCCGCCGTGGACGATGACCGTCGTCTGCGTCGACGGGGGCACCTTCACGAGGCGCGTGGTTCCGCCCGGCCCGAGTCCTGCGGCCCCGGACGGCACGGAAGCAGGGCTGGAGACGGAAACCTGGAAGACCGAGGGCGGTGGGCTCGGCCTGTCACGTGCGCGAGCGGTCCGATGA